GTCCAGCGCGTCCTCGCTGTTGCCTTCCAGACGGTAGAGGTAGCCGTAGATGCGGCCTTCGTACTCACTGACGAAGTTAAACCAGGCGTCCTCGTCACCCGCGAGCAGACGAGCGTGCAGCTCAGGAGCAAGCACGTCGGCCGGCGCTGTCGGGGGCGGGAAGGTGGTATCCGTCAGGGTCTCCACGTTGGGCCTATGGTAGCGGAGTGACGGGATGTCGGCTGCAATCCCTCTGCCCTGTAGCCCAGCTTTTCCAGCTCCCCACGAACATAGGCCGCTGTTTCCCGAACCTAACCGCCATGGGCCGCGATCAGCTGGGCGAGCGCCTGCCCCCGGTGACTGATCTGGGCTTTCTCGACCGTGGAGAGCTCGGCCATGCTGCGCGCCTGACCGTCAGGTAGGAAGAGGGGGTCATAGCCAAAACCGTTCTCACCGCGCGGCCCTTCGAGCAGTTGACCATGCACCTCCCCACGGTATTCCTCGAGGGCGCCGTCCGGGTAGGCAAGCACCAGGACCGAGACAAACTTGGCTGCCCGGTTGTGGTGCTGCCGCATCCGCTCCAGCAGGTAAAGGTTGCGCTCGCGGTCGCTGCTCCGGTCTCCGAAGCGGGCCGAGTAGATTCCCGGTTCGCCCCCGAGGGCCTGCACCTCGATACCCGAATCGTCGGCCAGCGCGGGAAGACCCGTCGCCAAGGCTGCCGCGCAGGCCTTGAGTGCCGCGTTCTCCTCATAGGAACTGCCCGTTTCCTCTGGCAGGGGTAAGCCGGCCAGACCCTGGCACTCCCAGCCCAGACCCGCGAGCGCTTCCTGAAGTTCGCGAACCTTTCCGGCGTTGCTTGTCCCTATCACCACGCGGCGAATCTGGCGGCCTGTCCCGTTGCCCATGTCAGCCGACAGTGTATGCAATCCAGACGTTCTACCACTGTGCAAGCTGGCCCCGAGGGGCGGGATCAGAAAGCGGCCGCCCAGTCGAGGACGAGCTGATCCTGCACCGCCCGGAGGGTCAGAATGGGCGCCGTTTCGGGGCCGTTCATCAAGACGGCGAAGGCGAGAACGCGGCCACTTCCGGCAGTGACGTACCCCGCGAGTGCACTGACGCCCGGTAAGGTCCCCGTCTTGGCGCGAACGTCCAAACCGCTTCTCACGAGTCGCCGGGCCAGGGTGCCGCCCCGCGCTGCCTGATCAGAAGTGGCCTCACCGGTCCCTGCCTGCGGAAGAAGTTCAGCGAAAGCGTTGTGGCGGCTCTTGTACACCCGGGGCGGCAACGCCGGGGCCGCGCCTTCCGGGGGCCAGAGGTACGGCAGGTCGTACATCACCTTGAGTAGCCCCGTCAGCAACCGTGGGGTCAAGCGGTTGTCGCGGCTCAGGCCGCTGCCATCGTGCAGCGCGGTGCGGCGGGGGTCGAGGCCCAGTTCAAGCAGAATGGCCCGCTCGCGCTCCAGGGCCCCCACCAGGGTCCCACCGCCCGGAGGCTGCGCGGCCAGGGTGGCCAGCAGCGCCTCGGCGCGGCCATTGTCGCTCGGACGCAACATGGCCGCCAAGAAAGACCAGACCGGAGCACTCCGCACGCTCGCGATACCCACCTCCGGACGGCGGGCCTGGGGAATACGCAGATCGAGCGGCAGGGGGGTTCCGTCCTCGTCCTGCCGCGCAGGGGGAACGTAAGGCGTATAAGCCGGAGCGGCCGCCAGAGCGGACGAGTTCACCCGGATACCGGCAAGGCGCAACTCCGCGATCAGGGCGTCGGTCAGGCGGCGGCGGGCGGCCGCCACCGACGTCGGGGGAGCCGTCTCCCAGGAACGCAGGGCGAACGGGAGCTGGGGCAGGCCGAGGGGGGTGGTCTTGAACGTGACCGCGTCAAGCCGCGTGAGGTCAAGGCGCACCGCCCCCACCTCACGCAGGCCACGTGCGAAGGCCTGCTTGGCGAGCGCGCGCAGGCTGTTGGGGGCACCTGCCCGCTCCAGGGTGGGGTCTGCTGTGCCACGCAGCGTGAGGGTAGAGACTGCGGCCCGACCTGCTTCGGTGGCAGGAACCGTCAGTTCGGTGCTCCACCAGCCGTCCGGCCCACCCCGGTCGTGCAGGACCGCAGCTGCGGTCACAAGCTTGATCGTGCTCGCCGGGATCAGGGGCAGGTCTGGATGGCTGGCGACCAGAACTTCACCGGTGGTCGCGTCGATCACGAGCAGGGCCGTTCTCACCCCCGCCGGGACCGTGCCCAGCGTCCTTTGCACGGCGCCGCGCGGCGCGGGTTCCCCCACCGCGGATGAGGTGCCCTGCTGCGCTCCCGCTGCGGCACTGGCCCCCAGCTTTTCAGAAACCGCGGGCGCTGCGCCTGGCATCGGGAGCAGGGTCAGCGCCAGGAAGATGAACCCAACAGAGGCAGAACGCACCCGGCCAGTGTAGCTGCCGGCGCCGCAAGACCGCCGGGCAGCAACAAAAAGCCCTCCCGCAATGGGGAGGGGCTGGGGAAAATAGCTTCAGCGCTTGCTGAACTGAGGCGCGCGGCGGGCCTTCTTGAGGCCGTACTTCTTGCGCTCGACTTCGCGGGGGTCGCGGGTGAGCAGGCCGCGCGGCTTCATCTGGGCGCGGAAATCGGGGTTGACCTTGAGCAGGGCGCGGGCGATGCCGAGCTTGATCGCGTCGGCCTGACCGCTGGGGCCACCGCCGGTCACGGTGATCAGGGCGTCGAAGCGCCCCGCCGTGCCGGTTTCCTTGAAGCCCTGGAGGGCGTGCACGGCGCGCAGCAAGCCGCGGAAGTAGGTCTGGAACTCCTTGCCGTTGACGATGATCTTGCCTTCGCCAGGGCGCAGGAAGACGCGGGCGACGGCGGCCTTGCGGCGGCCCGTGCCGTAATACTGTTCAGGTTGCTGAATCGCCATGATTACCTCGCCTCGATCTTCTGGGGCTTTTGGGCGCTATGGGGGTGGGTTTCGCCGGCATAGACCTTCAGGCGGCCATGCATCGAACGGCCCTGGCGGCCCTTGGGCAGCATGCCGAACACGGCGTGCTCAATCACGCGCTCGGGGTGCTTGGCGAGCGCTTGACGGGCGGTTTCGGTCTTGAGGCCGCCCTGGTAGCCGGTGTAACGGGTGTACACCTTACCGTCGAGCTTGCCGCCGGTCAGCACGACCTGCTTGGCATTGACGACCACCACGAAGTCGCCCTGGATCAGGTTGGGCGTGAAGTCAGGGCGGTGCTTGCCGCGGATGCGGCTGGCGATCAGGGTGGCCAGACGGCCCAGCGGTACGCCGGCAGCGTCTACCACGACCCAGTTCTGCTCGTCGTTTTTGGGGATGTAGGTTTTCACCTTGAAACTCCGTAAAAGGGGGATTTGGCGACTCGAAACGCCCCGCACCCTCTCGGGGAAAGAAGCTCCGTGCGTTTCCGGGGCCAGCCTGCCCGCACATCCCGGCCCTACCAAGCGCGAGACACTAAAGGCCAGGGTAACAAATTCAGTCTGAAGGGGCAAGAGGCGGCGGGGACGCTCGCCCCTGCCCGTGGCCCTGGTGGCGGCTTGACAACCGCCGCAGGCACGATTAAGCTCTTGTCCGCTGGTCCGGTAGTGTAGCGGTTAGCATATCTGCCTGTCACGCAGAAGGTCGCGGGTTCAAATCCCGTCCGGACCGCCAGCAGGGAAAATCCCCAGGAGAGAAGCGAGGTCAAGTGCCTCGCTTCTCTCTTTTCCTTTGTTTATTCGGGCTCTCCGATCAACGTCAGCGGCGCGTCCTCCAGCACCGCGCCGCTCGGTTCCCTCTATCTTTCTTCGGCAGGCTTTCGCCTCGTGGGGCTGACTATGGACCCTGGCTGTAGATCCGGCTGGGGAAGTAGTACTTTTCCAGCAGCAGCTTGCTCAGAGCGACGACCGGGACGGCGAGCAGCGCGCCGACGAACCCCAGCAGCGAGGCCCCGACGAGGATGGCCACGAGGACGGTGATCGGGTGGAGATCGGTGGTCCGGCTGAGGATGTAGGGGCTGAGGAAATTGCTCTCGATCTGGTTGGCGAGCACGAAGACCAGGATCACGAACAGGATCTTGAGGGTGGCGCTCGGCAGCGTGAGGGCCAGGAGAATCGCGGGCGTGGCGCCGATGATCGGGCCGAGGTAGGGAACAATGTTGAAGGCGCCCGCCAGAAAACCGATGGCTGCCGCACTCGGAATCCCCACGATGCTCAGGCCGAGCCACACGAATATGCCAATAAAGGCCGCGATCAGGAGTTGCCCACGCACGTAGCCGCCGACCGCCGTGCCCATCAGGTCACTGATCTCCAGCACGCGCGGCTGCCAGGGCCGGGGAAAGGCGCGCAGCAGCGAAGCGTTGACCCGGTGGTAGTCGATCATCAGATAGATGCTCATCAGGACGATCAGCAGCACCTGTCCGATCACGCCGCCGATGGACACCAGGCGGCTGAACAGCGTTCCGGTCGAGTTCAGGGCGTTTTGCAAGATAGGCACGATGTTGTCGCCGATGTTCTGCACCCACTCGCGCACCGCGCCGCTGATGCGGTCCTGGGCGTCGGTCAGGCCCGGCACACCCCGCGCCGTGAGCCAGTTCACGACGTTGGTGAGCAGGTTGTTGAGGTTGTCGATCTGATCGGGAAGGCGCTGGAACAGTTGAACGAACTGCCCCCCCACCGTCACGAGCAGCGCCCCCGCTAACGCGAACAGCCCAAGAAACAGCAGCAGCACGAAAAAGACCCCGAGCCCACGCTTGACCCGTCCGCGCTCCAGCCAGTTGAGGAGCGGATTGGCGAGATAGGCGATCAGGAATGCGACCATGAAGTCGATCACCACCGTGGTGACCAGACCGAGGAAGCGGTAGAGCAGATAGAAGACGATCAGGAAGACGATCAGGCGCACCCAGGGGCTACGCCAGGCGTACTGAAAAGCATTCGGACCCGTGGGTGTAGGCATCACAGTGGGTCCACTCTAGCCGAGGCGCGCTCGTCGCAAGCATTCTGTAGATTCCAGCGGTGAAAGGCAGGGACGGCCCCCCTGAGTGGTCCGTCCCTGGCTAACAACCGGGCCCCCCGCGCCCCGCCTACCCCCCGTAGGGACGGCCCAGCGCCTTGGGGGCTGCGCTGCGCCCAGTGAAGATCAGGGCCAGAATCGTGACGAGGTAGGGCAGCACGAGCACCAGACTCGACGGCAGGATGTTGCGGCCGTCGAGGGTCAGGCTCAGCGCCTGGAGCAGCCCGAACAGCACGGTTGCCCCCAGTACTCCGAGCGGTTTCCACTGCCCGAAGATCAGGGCGGCGAGCGCGATGAAGCCCAGGCCCGCGCTCATATTGCGGGTATAGGCGCTGAGGTTGCCGATGCTGAGAAAGACCCCTGCAGAGCCGGCGAGGACCCCCGAGAGAATCACGGCGGTGTAGCGCATCCGCTGCACGTTGACGCCCATGCTCGCGGCGGCGCCGGGCTGCTCGCCGGTCGCGCGCAGGCGCAGGCCGAAGGGCGTGCGGTACACCACGTACCACACCAGCGCCACCGCCAGGAAGGCGAAGTACACGGGCGGCGAGAACTTCAGGTCACCGATGCCCCACAGCGGCAGGGCGTTCTGGATTTTGGGCGAGTCGGTGCTCGTGTCGTAGAGGGCCTGCAAGATGACAGGCGGCACCCCCGCCGCGAGCAGGTTGATCGCGGTGCCCGAGATCACCTGATCGGCGCGGTACTTGATGCTCAGAACCGCGTGAATCCAGGCCATCAGGCCGCCCACCGCTGCTCCGGCGAGCCAGCCGAGCCACGGCGCCGCGCGGCCCACCGAGGGCTCGATGGCGAGGGTGACGACCGCGCCGGTCAGCGCCCCGAAGATGATCAGGCCGTCGAGGGCGATGTTGACCACGCCGCTGCGCTCGCTGAAGAGTCCACCTAAACCCGTGAGCAGCAGCGGCACCACGCTGCGGATGAACGTCACCAGGAACGTGACGCTGAGAATCTGACCCAGAATGCTGTCCATTTAGCGGCCCCCCTGCGGCGTCTGGCCCTCGCGGGCGTGTGAATCGCTGTCGATGCCGTCGGTGCCCTGCCCGGTCCCCGGCTGCCCGAAGCTCGCCTGCGCCACGTTGGGCAGCGTCGAGACGGCGTTGGGCGCCGCGGCTCCTTCATCGGCCGGCCCTCCGGCACTGCGGGCCAGCTCCGGGGGCGGCGGGTCGGTCACCCGGCGGTTCAGAAAGCCTCCAGCGGCGATGAACAGCACGATCAGCGCCTTGAGCACCGTCACGATGTCGCGGTTGACCGAGTCGAGTTTGAGGTCAGCGTCGATGCCGCCGTTGTCGATGGTGCCGAACAGCAGGCTGGCCGCGACGACCCCGCCCGGCGTGTTCTGACCCATCAGGGCCACCACGATGCCGTCGAAGCCGACATTCACCGGCGTACTCTGCTTGAGGCGGTAATCGTTCAGCGCGCCGCCCTGCACGTAGTGGGTGCCGGCGAGCCCCGCGAACATCCCCGCGATCGTCATGGCGAGGATGGTCCCGCGCGCCACGCTGATGCCGCCGTATTCCGCCGCCTTGGGCGAGAGCCCCACCGCCCGCAGCGCGTAGCCGGTCGCGGTGCGCCACATCAGCAGGCCGAAAAAGGCCACGCACGCGAGCGCGATCAGAAACGACGCGTTGAGCTGGCTGCCGGTGACCTCCACCGGCACGCCGACGCGCCAGGTGGCGGCGCCCATGAACACGGCGAGTGCCAGCGAGGTCCACGCGCCACCCTTCACCGAGCGCAGGAAGAAGCGCAGCGCCAGGAAGGTGAGCAGCGCCAGCAGCCACCCGAGGCTCAGCACTGTCGTCTCGCCCTGGCCGACATTCAGCAGGTCGAGCATGGTGGGGAGGCGGGCGGTTTCGGGCAGCTCGGCGCTCTGGGGCTCGAAGCCCTCGGCCTTGAAGGGCAGGGTGTAGGTCTGACCGAGAAAGGGAAAGGTGTTCGAGCCGATCAGGAACACGAAGATGCCCGAGGCGATGTAGTTGAGCATGATCGTGTTGATCACCTCGCTCGACCCGAAACGCGCCTTGAGCAGTCCCGGAATTGCGCCCCAGAGCGCGCCGCCCGCGCCCGCCGCAATCACCGAGAGCGGCAGCAGCCCCCAGCCGAGGCCCGGCGGGCCGTAGACCCCGACCAGCATCGCCGCGATCGCGCCCATCGTGAGCTGCCCCGCCGCACCGATGTTGAACAGGCCGGTGCGGAAGGCAAAAGCCACCGAGAGCCCGGTAAAAATCAGCGGCGTAGCGAGCTTGAGGCTGTCGAGGAAGGGATTGAGGCTCGTGATCGGCGCAAACAGCGTCGAGTACACGAAATACACCAGGTCGGTGCGCGCGAGCCAGCCGCCCCACGCGCCGAGGGCCACGCCCGCCGGGTTGACGGGCGGCTGCACGATCAGCACGACGATGGCGCCGACGAGCACCGCGAGCGCGATGGCCGAGGCCGGCACGAGCAGGCTGCGCAGGCGGTTGAGGCGGTTCCACCACGCCGGCTGCGCGCTCAGGCCCGCGCCCCCCGCGACGAGGCCGCCCAGGATCGAGGCGAACAGGCCGAAGTTCATGCCGCCACCCTCGTAGAAGTTGCGCAGCCGGATGCGGACGGGTCGGCGCAGCGAGTCGTCGGCGAGCACGCGGGCGGCCTCGGCACTGAGCGACTGGTTGAGCAGCAGCACGGCAGCGAACGACGCAAGCGCGGCGAGCAGGCCAGTCAGCCAGAACCAGCGCTCGCGGCGCACGGCCCCGAGGAGGGTCAGCGCGAACAGCGCCAGCGAAGCCAGGCCCAGGCCCCGGGTCAGGCCCGCCGCTGGCAGCCGCGCGCTGTCGTTGCCGCTGAGGTCGAGCAGCGGCCCAAAGAGATGCAGCAGGACAGGGGCGCCCTCGAAGGTGCGTCCCAGGGCCGCCAGCGGCGTGAGCAGAAGGGCCGCGAGCGCCACCCCGCTGGCAATCTGTGCCACCCTGGCCGCAGTCGGAGACGGGCGGGAATCGGGAAGGTGAGTCACAGGAGGTATTGTAGGTTGACTTTTCCTTTAGAGAGGCCTCGTGGCCGGCGGGGTGCGGCGCCGGGTCCAGGCGACTACCATCGCTCCATGCGCCAGAACGTCAGCAGCGGCTCACCCTGGGAAGACGTGGTGGGCTATTCGCGCGCCGTGCGGGTCGGGCAGGTGATCCACGTCGCCGGCACGACCGCCACCGTGAACGGGCAGGTGATCGGCGAGGGCGACGCGCCGGAGCAGACGCGGGTGATCCTCGCCATCATCGAGCGGGCCTTGAGGGACGCCGGGGCCACGCTGGGCGACGTGGTCCGGACGCGGCTCTACGTCACCGACATCAGCCGCTGGGAGGAGATCGGGCGGGTCCACGGTGAAGTGTTCGGAGCCGTTCGTCCCGCCGCGACGATGGTGCAGGTCGCGGCCTTGATCGACCCCCGGCACCTCGTGGAGATCGAGGCCGAGGCGGTGGTGGATTGAGCGGCCTGGAGCGGCACATCGCCCTCGACTCACGGCTGCGAGCAGAGATGCGGAGGGACGGGCGCGTCACGCACGCGCTAGGCTACGGCAGCTTTCCCCAGGGCAAGGCAGACCGCTTCAGCGACCTCGAATACTGGCTGTTTCTGCGGCCTGGGGAGGAAGCGAGCTTCGACCCGCGCGCCTGGCTGGACCCGCTCGGGCCGGTGATCCATTCGGTCGTCAACGAGTTCGGCACCTTCAATGCCGCCTTGCCGGGCCTGCTGCGCGTCGAACTGCACGCCGTCTCCAACATGCAGCTCGGTGTGGTGAGTGGGTGGCCGGGCGGGGAGGTGTTCCCAGAGCGCATGGTGGTCAAGGACCAGGGTGGCGAGCTCCTGGCTCTTCTCCGGGCGCTGGAAGACAAACAGGCCGCGCCGATAGAGGAAGCCGCACTGCTGCTCGACCGGGCGCTGAACTGGCTGGTGTTTGGGCTGAACGTGCTGCGCCGGGGCGAGCGGGTGAGGGCGCTGGAGCTGCTGGGGTGGATTCAGGGCAAGGTGCTGCGGCTCGCGGTGCTGGAAACAGGGCGGATAGAGGGC
This genomic stretch from Deinococcus reticulitermitis harbors:
- the rdgB gene encoding RdgB/HAM1 family non-canonical purine NTP pyrophosphatase — encoded protein: MGNGTGRQIRRVVIGTSNAGKVRELQEALAGLGWECQGLAGLPLPEETGSSYEENAALKACAAALATGLPALADDSGIEVQALGGEPGIYSARFGDRSSDRERNLYLLERMRQHHNRAAKFVSVLVLAYPDGALEEYRGEVHGQLLEGPRGENGFGYDPLFLPDGQARSMAELSTVEKAQISHRGQALAQLIAAHGG
- a CDS encoding D-alanyl-D-alanine carboxypeptidase; translation: MRSASVGFIFLALTLLPMPGAAPAVSEKLGASAAAGAQQGTSSAVGEPAPRGAVQRTLGTVPAGVRTALLVIDATTGEVLVASHPDLPLIPASTIKLVTAAAVLHDRGGPDGWWSTELTVPATEAGRAAVSTLTLRGTADPTLERAGAPNSLRALAKQAFARGLREVGAVRLDLTRLDAVTFKTTPLGLPQLPFALRSWETAPPTSVAAARRRLTDALIAELRLAGIRVNSSALAAAPAYTPYVPPARQDEDGTPLPLDLRIPQARRPEVGIASVRSAPVWSFLAAMLRPSDNGRAEALLATLAAQPPGGGTLVGALERERAILLELGLDPRRTALHDGSGLSRDNRLTPRLLTGLLKVMYDLPYLWPPEGAAPALPPRVYKSRHNAFAELLPQAGTGEATSDQAARGGTLARRLVRSGLDVRAKTGTLPGVSALAGYVTAGSGRVLAFAVLMNGPETAPILTLRAVQDQLVLDWAAAF
- the rpsI gene encoding 30S ribosomal protein S9; protein product: MAIQQPEQYYGTGRRKAAVARVFLRPGEGKIIVNGKEFQTYFRGLLRAVHALQGFKETGTAGRFDALITVTGGGPSGQADAIKLGIARALLKVNPDFRAQMKPRGLLTRDPREVERKKYGLKKARRAPQFSKR
- the rplM gene encoding 50S ribosomal protein L13; translated protein: MKTYIPKNDEQNWVVVDAAGVPLGRLATLIASRIRGKHRPDFTPNLIQGDFVVVVNAKQVVLTGGKLDGKVYTRYTGYQGGLKTETARQALAKHPERVIEHAVFGMLPKGRQGRSMHGRLKVYAGETHPHSAQKPQKIEAR
- a CDS encoding ABC transporter permease; its protein translation is MTHLPDSRPSPTAARVAQIASGVALAALLLTPLAALGRTFEGAPVLLHLFGPLLDLSGNDSARLPAAGLTRGLGLASLALFALTLLGAVRRERWFWLTGLLAALASFAAVLLLNQSLSAEAARVLADDSLRRPVRIRLRNFYEGGGMNFGLFASILGGLVAGGAGLSAQPAWWNRLNRLRSLLVPASAIALAVLVGAIVVLIVQPPVNPAGVALGAWGGWLARTDLVYFVYSTLFAPITSLNPFLDSLKLATPLIFTGLSVAFAFRTGLFNIGAAGQLTMGAIAAMLVGVYGPPGLGWGLLPLSVIAAGAGGALWGAIPGLLKARFGSSEVINTIMLNYIASGIFVFLIGSNTFPFLGQTYTLPFKAEGFEPQSAELPETARLPTMLDLLNVGQGETTVLSLGWLLALLTFLALRFFLRSVKGGAWTSLALAVFMGAATWRVGVPVEVTGSQLNASFLIALACVAFFGLLMWRTATGYALRAVGLSPKAAEYGGISVARGTILAMTIAGMFAGLAGTHYVQGGALNDYRLKQSTPVNVGFDGIVVALMGQNTPGGVVAASLLFGTIDNGGIDADLKLDSVNRDIVTVLKALIVLFIAAGGFLNRRVTDPPPPELARSAGGPADEGAAAPNAVSTLPNVAQASFGQPGTGQGTDGIDSDSHAREGQTPQGGR
- a CDS encoding ABC transporter permease; the encoded protein is MDSILGQILSVTFLVTFIRSVVPLLLTGLGGLFSERSGVVNIALDGLIIFGALTGAVVTLAIEPSVGRAAPWLGWLAGAAVGGLMAWIHAVLSIKYRADQVISGTAINLLAAGVPPVILQALYDTSTDSPKIQNALPLWGIGDLKFSPPVYFAFLAVALVWYVVYRTPFGLRLRATGEQPGAAASMGVNVQRMRYTAVILSGVLAGSAGVFLSIGNLSAYTRNMSAGLGFIALAALIFGQWKPLGVLGATVLFGLLQALSLTLDGRNILPSSLVLVLPYLVTILALIFTGRSAAPKALGRPYGG
- a CDS encoding AI-2E family transporter, with product MPTPTGPNAFQYAWRSPWVRLIVFLIVFYLLYRFLGLVTTVVIDFMVAFLIAYLANPLLNWLERGRVKRGLGVFFVLLLFLGLFALAGALLVTVGGQFVQLFQRLPDQIDNLNNLLTNVVNWLTARGVPGLTDAQDRISGAVREWVQNIGDNIVPILQNALNSTGTLFSRLVSIGGVIGQVLLIVLMSIYLMIDYHRVNASLLRAFPRPWQPRVLEISDLMGTAVGGYVRGQLLIAAFIGIFVWLGLSIVGIPSAAAIGFLAGAFNIVPYLGPIIGATPAILLALTLPSATLKILFVILVFVLANQIESNFLSPYILSRTTDLHPITVLVAILVGASLLGFVGALLAVPVVALSKLLLEKYYFPSRIYSQGP
- a CDS encoding RidA family protein produces the protein MRQNVSSGSPWEDVVGYSRAVRVGQVIHVAGTTATVNGQVIGEGDAPEQTRVILAIIERALRDAGATLGDVVRTRLYVTDISRWEEIGRVHGEVFGAVRPAATMVQVAALIDPRHLVEIEAEAVVD